Sequence from the Ereboglobus luteus genome:
GCTCATGTCGTTGAGCGAACACAAAACGCCCGGCGTGAAATATTTCTCGGGCACGGCCGCCTACACAAAAACCTTCACCCTCGCTGCCGGAATGCGCGCCGAGGGCCGCCGCCTCTGGCTGGACTTGGGCGACGTGCAGGCGATTGCGCAAGTGAAGCTCAACGGGCGCGACCTCGGCACGCTCTGGAAGCCGCCCTTCCGCGTCGATATTACCGACGCGTTGCGCGATGGCGACAACACGCTCGAAATCGCGGTCACCAACACCTGGGTAAATCGTCTGGTCGGCGACGAGCAACTGCCCGCCGACCGCGAATGGGTGCGCGTGCCTCGCCGGCGCGGTTACGGCCTGAAGGCGTATCCCGACTGGTTCCTGCGCGGCGAATCCAGCCCGACGGGCCGCGTCACCTTCGCGACGTGGAAGCATTACGACAAAAACTCCCCGCTCCCGCCCTCCGGACTGCTCGGCCCCGTCGCCATTCGCCCGCTCGCGAAGCTCAAGTGCGAGTGAGGATTTTTACCGCGAGTAGGGATTGTCCCTGAACAAGAAATAACCACGGAGATGCACAGAGATGGAGTAAAAAAATCATTGGCGATTCTTCACGAATTTCTCCGTGTTCCTCAGTGTCCTCCGTGGTTAAAAACCGGAACCCCTTAATTCATGATACCCCCTAAACATGCTCAATATTCCCATGACACCTGTAAATCCGACAAAACCCGCAATGAACCATGTTGAGCGCTTTCGCGCGGTCATGCGTTTCCAGCCCGTGGATCGCATGCCCCGTTGGGAATGGGCGATGTGGTGGGACAAAACCATTGAGCGCTGGCATGGCGAGGGTTTGCCCGCCGGCCTGAATGATGTGTTCGATATCTCATGCCATTTCGGGCTCGATCCCTATAAACAATTTTGGTTCAGCACGACCGAGTCCACAATCGAGGCGGTGCAGCACCATGTGGAGGGAGTCGTTGCCGGAATGGATGATTATCTTGCGCTGCGCCCGAAGATTTATCCGAGGCACGAGGAGGCCATCGCCGGCATGGCCCCGTGGGCGTTGCGGCAGAAGGACGGCAAACTGGTGGTGTGGATTACGCTCGAGGGATTTTTCTGGTTTACGCGCACGCTCATGGGATTCGAGCAGTTCATGTATGCCTACATCGACCAGCCGGAACTGGTGCACAAAATCAGCGAGGATTTGCTTGCATACAATCTCGATCTGCTCGAACGAATCTCGCGCGTTTGCGTGCCCGTGTTCCTGACCATCGCCGAGGACATGTCCTATAACAACGGCCCCATGATTTCGCGCGCGATATTCGACGAGTTCATGGCCCCCTATTATCGCCGACTGATGGAGCGCGTGAAGGAACTCGACGCATTCGCCATCGTGGACACCGACGGCGATGTCACAAAACTCGTCCCGTGGCTGCAATCGGTCGGCGTGGACGGCGTGCTGCCGTTGGAATACCAGGCCGGTGTCGATGGGTTGGCGCTGCGCGAGGCTTATCCCGATTTATTGATGATTGGTCATTACAACAAACTCGTCATGAACCAGGGCGAGGCGGCGATGAGGCGCGAATTCGAGCGCCTGCTGCCCCTCATGCGCCGAGGCGGTTTCATTCCGAGCGTGGACCACCAGACTCCGCCCGGAGTTTCCCTGCAAGAATACCATCTATACCTGCGCCTGCTGCAGGAATACACACAGCCCGACTTGCAGGGGTAATTTTGCAGTTATTGACTAATTTCTTCGTCGCGCGAGTCACACTTACTGATAGCGCGGGGACCATATTCTCGCCCTGTATATTGTGCAGGCGGGGGTGGTGCGTGTGAATGACAAATCGCCCGTGGCCGGGTCGTAGAAGGAAACCGTGTTTGTCGTGTAACGGCACGGGCCCGGTTTGTTGGATGACTCGGTGACAATAATTTTTCCGTTCTTCCCCGGCAGCTTCCCGGCCGATTTAATATTAACCCCGTCGAATCGCTGCGCGTCACCGGGGGC
This genomic interval carries:
- a CDS encoding uroporphyrinogen decarboxylase family protein — translated: MTPVNPTKPAMNHVERFRAVMRFQPVDRMPRWEWAMWWDKTIERWHGEGLPAGLNDVFDISCHFGLDPYKQFWFSTTESTIEAVQHHVEGVVAGMDDYLALRPKIYPRHEEAIAGMAPWALRQKDGKLVVWITLEGFFWFTRTLMGFEQFMYAYIDQPELVHKISEDLLAYNLDLLERISRVCVPVFLTIAEDMSYNNGPMISRAIFDEFMAPYYRRLMERVKELDAFAIVDTDGDVTKLVPWLQSVGVDGVLPLEYQAGVDGLALREAYPDLLMIGHYNKLVMNQGEAAMRREFERLLPLMRRGGFIPSVDHQTPPGVSLQEYHLYLRLLQEYTQPDLQG